A genomic region of Alligator mississippiensis isolate rAllMis1 chromosome 4, rAllMis1, whole genome shotgun sequence contains the following coding sequences:
- the LOC132250062 gene encoding olfactory receptor 2A5-like has protein sequence MENQTFVIEFIILGFSTGENMQFFMFGIFSVIYTVSLVGNTLVFVVICHNSQLHTPMYFFLCHLSILDICYASSNVPHILGNLLLQRKTISFVGCGTQIYLYMALALTECVLLAVMSYDRYVAICHPLRYNVIMNWRVCTTMVACSWTCGFLFGAIQVGLTLRLPFCGLNEVDHFFCELLAVLKLACADITINQTVIFTACVLILLFPFLLVIVSYLHILATILHIHSAAGRRKTFSTCSSHLTVVGLYYGTAIIMYMGPMTSHSAFREKILFLFYSFINPMLNPLIYSLRNEQVKGALVKILRRERSFPST, from the coding sequence ATGGAAAATCAAACGTTTGTCATTGAATTTATCATCCTTGGGTTTTCCACTGGGGAAAACATGCAATTTTTCATGTTTGGGATCTTTTCTGTTATCTACACAGTTTCACTGGTTGGAAATACGCTTGTATTTGTGGTAATCTGTCACAACTCCCAGCTTCatacccccatgtatttcttcctctgCCATCTCTCCATACTAGACATCTGCTATGCCTCCAGTAATGTCCCCCACATTTTGGGGAACCTCCTTCTCCAGAGGAAAACCATCTCATTTGTTGGTTGTGGGACTCAAATATACCTCTACATGGCCTTAGCCCTAACTGAGTGTGTGTTGCTGGCAGTGATGTCTTACGACCGCTATGTGGCAATATGCCACCCCTTGCGATACAATGTCATCATGAACTGGAGAGTGTGTACCACCATGGTGGCGTGTTCATGGACCTGTGGGTTCCTGTTTGGTGCAATACAAGTGGGTCTGACCCTGCGGTTGCCTTTCTGTGGCCTTAATGAAGTAGACCACTTTTTCTGTGAACTCCTGGCTGTGTTAAAGCTAGCCTGTGCTGATATCACTATCAACCAGACTGTGATATTTACTGCCTGCGTGTTAATCCTGCTGTTCCCCTTCTTATTAGTTATTGTTTCCTATCTGCACATCCTGGCCACCATCCTGCACATCCACTCTGCTGCAGGACGGCGCAAAACTTTCTCTACTTGCAGCTCCCACCTGACCGTGGTGGGGCTTTACTATGGAACGGCCATCATCATGTACATGGGACCCATGACCAGCCACTCAGCTTTTCGAGAGAAAATCCTCTTCCTCTTTTACAGCTTTATCAACCCCATGCTGAACCCCCTTATATACAGCCTGAGGAACGAACAGGTGAAAGGAGCCCTGGTGAAAATTCTCAGGAGGGAGAGATCCTTTCCTTCCACATAA